A region of Patescibacteria group bacterium DNA encodes the following proteins:
- the trpB gene encoding tryptophan synthase subunit beta: MNIFIKTKYDADRGGHFGKLGGRYVPEMLIPALEELEIAYEKAKRDPGFLKDLMSLYENYGGRPTPLYFAENLTRRLGGAKIFIKNEGQNLTGAHKMNHSLGQALLAKRMGKKRLIAETGAGQHGLATATVAAKFGFKCTVYMGKVDYQRQRPNVFWMEQLGAEVVPVLHGTQRLKDAVTATLQDWITNVDDTYYLLGSALGPHPYPSIVRDFQTIVGLEVKKQLKEIYKIKKPDYIVACVGGGSNAIGIFNPFLDDKSVKLIGVEAGGRGIKKTGDHATRLQKNQKVGVVEGYKSYFIQDADGQIQNTHSISAGLDYSGIGPEHGKLFEENRVEYKYVTDKEVLAAFKLLASTEGIIPALESSHAVAHAIKLAPKLKKNKTIVINLSGRGDKDIFIVAEALGDQGWKDYLKSKI, from the coding sequence ATGAACATCTTTATAAAAACTAAGTATGACGCCGATCGGGGCGGGCACTTCGGAAAGCTCGGCGGAAGGTATGTGCCGGAAATGCTTATCCCGGCCCTGGAAGAATTAGAAATCGCTTACGAAAAAGCAAAGCGGGATCCGGGATTCTTAAAAGACCTCATGAGCCTTTACGAAAACTACGGCGGCCGTCCGACGCCGCTTTATTTTGCCGAAAATTTAACCCGCCGCCTGGGCGGAGCCAAAATCTTTATTAAGAATGAAGGCCAAAATTTAACCGGCGCCCATAAGATGAACCACTCCTTAGGCCAGGCGCTCCTTGCTAAGAGGATGGGCAAAAAAAGGCTTATTGCCGAAACCGGAGCGGGCCAGCACGGCCTTGCCACCGCGACCGTGGCCGCTAAATTCGGCTTTAAATGCACGGTTTACATGGGCAAAGTCGATTACCAGCGCCAGCGCCCCAACGTCTTTTGGATGGAACAATTAGGCGCCGAAGTCGTCCCGGTTTTGCACGGCACCCAAAGGCTAAAGGACGCGGTAACCGCCACCCTGCAAGATTGGATAACCAACGTTGACGACACTTATTACCTCCTGGGTTCGGCTCTCGGCCCCCATCCCTACCCGTCAATCGTCCGGGACTTCCAAACCATCGTCGGGCTCGAAGTAAAAAAGCAATTAAAAGAGATCTATAAAATAAAAAAACCGGATTACATTGTCGCCTGCGTCGGCGGCGGCTCGAACGCCATCGGGATTTTCAACCCTTTTCTTGACGATAAAAGCGTAAAATTAATCGGCGTTGAAGCCGGCGGAAGAGGAATAAAAAAAACGGGCGACCACGCCACCCGGCTCCAAAAAAACCAAAAAGTCGGGGTGGTTGAAGGTTATAAATCCTATTTTATCCAGGATGCCGACGGCCAAATCCAGAATACCCACAGCATTTCAGCCGGCCTCGATTATTCCGGAATCGGGCCGGAGCACGGAAAGCTGTTTGAGGAAAACCGGGTGGAATATAAATATGTTACTGATAAAGAAGTGCTAGCCGCTTTTAAATTGCTGGCTTCAACCGAAGGAATAATTCCGGCTTTGGAGTCTTCCCATGCCGTCGCCCATGCCATCAAGCTCGCGCCTAAGCTAAAGAAAAATAAAACCATCGTCATTAACCTTTCCGGCCGGGGAGACAAAGATATTTTTATCGTGGCGGAAGCTTTAGGCGACCAGGGC
- the trpC gene encoding indole-3-glycerol phosphate synthase TrpC, producing MQYKKTNTILDKICENKILEISERMKKTSLDGLQEKIKADKEGNNYEKRDFAGTLKKEGLSLIAEIKNFSPSAGQKAFREGFNPLEIAQIFEDHGASAISVITEEKFFNGSLGFLPLVKGAAGLPVLSKDFIFDPYQLYESKAFGADAVLLIAAILEEEQLKELYSLAGRLDLDVLVEAHDEKECQSIARLMSSIKKPGSSIIGINNRDLKSMKIDINNFPRLSSLIPDDIIKVAESGINCRLDAVKMKAAGANAILVGTSLMKAGNIGEAIDELMAFDDGAAENI from the coding sequence ATGCAATACAAAAAAACCAATACTATTCTTGATAAAATTTGCGAAAACAAAATCCTGGAAATTAGTGAAAGGATGAAAAAAACCAGTTTGGACGGATTGCAAGAAAAAATCAAAGCCGATAAGGAGGGCAATAATTATGAGAAAAGGGATTTTGCCGGAACCTTAAAGAAAGAAGGGCTTTCATTAATCGCGGAAATTAAAAATTTTTCCCCTTCTGCCGGCCAAAAGGCCTTCCGGGAAGGATTCAATCCTTTGGAAATCGCCCAGATTTTCGAAGACCATGGAGCCAGCGCTATATCGGTTATAACCGAAGAAAAATTTTTTAACGGCAGTCTCGGCTTTCTTCCTTTGGTAAAAGGGGCTGCCGGTTTACCGGTCCTCTCCAAAGACTTTATTTTTGATCCTTACCAGCTATATGAATCCAAGGCTTTCGGCGCCGACGCCGTTCTTCTGATCGCCGCGATTCTAGAGGAAGAGCAGCTAAAAGAATTATATTCTTTGGCTGGCCGGCTGGATCTTGATGTTTTGGTCGAAGCGCACGATGAGAAAGAATGCCAAAGCATAGCGCGGCTTATGTCCAGTATAAAAAAACCCGGCTCAAGCATCATCGGCATCAATAACCGGGACTTAAAAAGCATGAAAATTGACATAAATAATTTTCCGCGGCTTTCCTCTTTAATCCCTGATGATATAATAAAGGTGGCGGAGTCGGGAATTAATTGCCGGCTGGACGCCGTAAAAATGAAAGCGGCCGGCGCGAACGCGATTTTAGTCGGCACATCCTTAATGAAAGCCGGGAATATCGGCGAAGCAATTGACGAGTTAATGGCCTTTGATGATGGCGCCGCCGAAAATATATGA
- the aroD gene encoding type I 3-dehydroquinate dehydratase, whose protein sequence is MRICAVVAEKNLKEFLSNLRIAQKQADWVELRADYIKNLKPEHISAIKRAVKKSSIFTCRKKSEGGKFPGAEKERLAILNTALKSGFDFVDIELPAISKIKIPGGPNGSKIICSYHDFKKTPALPKLKDVVKKMGVSKANIMKIVTMVNNEKDNQKLFELLASRKKNQEMIVLGMGEKGKITRLLSPLWGGFLTFASIGKTTAPGQLTVKELKNVYRKMGIIK, encoded by the coding sequence ATGAGAATTTGCGCGGTGGTTGCGGAAAAAAATTTAAAAGAGTTCTTGTCTAATCTGCGGATTGCCCAAAAGCAGGCTGATTGGGTTGAGTTAAGGGCGGATTACATTAAAAATTTAAAGCCGGAACATATCTCCGCCATCAAAAGAGCGGTTAAAAAAAGTTCCATTTTTACCTGCCGGAAAAAAAGCGAAGGCGGTAAATTTCCGGGCGCGGAAAAAGAAAGGCTCGCCATATTAAACACAGCTTTAAAATCCGGTTTTGATTTCGTTGACATAGAATTGCCGGCCATTTCAAAAATTAAAATTCCGGGCGGGCCGAATGGTTCCAAGATAATCTGCTCCTACCACGACTTTAAAAAAACCCCGGCCTTGCCGAAGCTTAAGGATGTTGTGAAAAAGATGGGAGTTAGCAAAGCTAATATAATGAAAATTGTTACCATGGTTAATAATGAAAAAGACAATCAAAAACTTTTTGAACTGCTAGCCAGCCGGAAGAAAAATCAAGAAATGATAGTTTTGGGCATGGGCGAAAAAGGAAAAATTACACGGCTCTTATCGCCGCTTTGGGGCGGATTCCTCACTTTCGCTTCTATCGGAAAAACTACCGCGCCGGGCCAGCTTACGGTTAAAGAATTGAAAAATGTTTACCGGAAAATGGGCATCATTAAATAA
- the aroA gene encoding 3-phosphoshikimate 1-carboxyvinyltransferase: MRPYKIQPLKKLINKSIIMPGSKSFSNRALVMAALTDGRTILRGVSLSDDTRVMINALKKLGIRITKVGDKTKIVGNGGRFKPFNGRINVGPAGTTFRFLAALSVLTPGEITLDGSRRMRKRPIGDLVKALGSLGAEIKYLAEKNCPPIKIIGGKITGGEVKMPGKVSSQFFTSLLLIAPALKRGLNIKVLGKQVSKSFIDMTLESLKEHGVFVKNNNYKRYSVSPVARYSPGQYRIEGDASGASYFWALASITGSRIKVKNIPPNSSQGDAKFPDLLKRMGAKVIKNKKENWIEVKGPATLKGIKVNMEDMPDTAQTLAVVAAFSKGSTKITGLSTLRHKETDRLSALKTELKKMGIRSAISHDSITIQGGNPRGAKISTYNDHRMAMSFAIAGAKIPGMVIKNPEVVSKSFPEFWNIIKSAGIKLA; the protein is encoded by the coding sequence GGCGTTTCCCTTTCAGACGACACCCGGGTGATGATTAACGCCTTAAAAAAACTAGGAATCCGGATAACTAAAGTTGGGGACAAAACTAAAATTGTAGGAAATGGCGGCCGCTTTAAACCATTTAACGGCCGCATTAATGTCGGTCCAGCCGGAACTACTTTCCGGTTCCTTGCCGCCCTTTCCGTCCTCACACCCGGAGAAATAACATTAGACGGTTCTCGCCGCATGAGAAAGCGGCCGATCGGCGATTTAGTAAAAGCTTTGGGGTCGCTTGGAGCGGAAATAAAATACCTGGCAGAAAAAAATTGTCCGCCCATAAAAATTATCGGGGGTAAAATCACCGGAGGAGAGGTAAAAATGCCCGGCAAAGTATCCAGCCAGTTTTTCACTTCCCTTCTCTTAATCGCGCCGGCATTAAAACGGGGATTAAATATAAAAGTTTTAGGCAAACAGGTCTCCAAATCTTTTATCGACATGACTCTGGAGAGCCTGAAAGAGCATGGAGTTTTTGTAAAAAATAATAACTATAAAAGATACTCGGTAAGCCCGGTCGCGCGCTATAGTCCCGGCCAATACCGGATTGAGGGCGACGCGTCGGGTGCCAGTTATTTCTGGGCATTGGCTTCCATTACCGGCAGCCGAATCAAAGTAAAAAATATTCCGCCTAACTCATCGCAGGGCGACGCTAAATTTCCCGATTTACTAAAACGCATGGGCGCCAAAGTCATAAAAAATAAAAAAGAAAACTGGATTGAAGTTAAGGGGCCGGCAACTCTAAAAGGAATTAAGGTTAACATGGAAGATATGCCTGATACGGCCCAGACGCTAGCGGTTGTAGCGGCTTTTTCAAAAGGATCTACTAAAATTACCGGCTTGTCCACCCTGCGCCACAAAGAAACCGATCGGTTAAGCGCGTTAAAAACCGAACTCAAAAAAATGGGCATCCGCTCCGCTATCAGCCATGATTCGATAACCATCCAGGGCGGAAATCCTCGCGGCGCGAAAATCAGCACCTACAACGATCACCGCATGGCAATGTCCTTTGCCATAGCCGGCGCGAAAATCCCGGGCATGGTTATTAAAAATCCCGAAGTCGTGTCAAAATCATTCCCTGAATTCTGGAATATAATTAAAAGCGCGGGAATTAAATTAGCCTGA
- the aroC gene encoding chorismate synthase has product MNTFGKLFTITTFGESHGAGVGAIIDGCPAGLEITEAYIQKELDRRKPGQSKITTQRKEEDKIQILSGVTGGKTTGAPILLLVKNSDARSEDYENLKEVYRPGHADFTYSAKYGNREWRGGGRASARTTLAQVAAGAIAKKYLKEKFCVEIIGFVDQVGSVKSEVDYSKVSLKKIEANPVRCPDETAAKKMIALIEAVKAEGDSIGGSVSAVIKNAPVGLGSPVFDKLPADLAKAMLGINAAKGFEIGSGFCAVEMRGSEHNDSFYAEKGQVKTRTNFSGGTLGGISNGENIYFRVAFKPTSTIAKAQETLNRQNKSITLKAAGRHDPCIVPRAVPIVEAMAALVILDHYLRYKAYK; this is encoded by the coding sequence ATGAATACTTTTGGAAAATTATTTACTATTACTACTTTCGGCGAATCGCACGGAGCAGGCGTAGGCGCCATAATTGACGGCTGTCCGGCCGGATTGGAAATAACTGAAGCTTACATCCAAAAAGAGCTTGACCGGAGAAAGCCCGGGCAAAGTAAAATTACCACCCAAAGGAAAGAAGAAGATAAAATCCAAATTTTATCGGGCGTTACCGGCGGCAAGACCACCGGCGCTCCGATTCTTTTACTGGTTAAGAATAGCGATGCCCGTTCGGAAGACTACGAAAACTTAAAAGAAGTTTACCGCCCGGGGCACGCGGATTTTACTTATTCGGCCAAATACGGAAACCGCGAATGGCGCGGCGGCGGCCGGGCGTCGGCCAGGACGACATTAGCCCAGGTGGCGGCCGGAGCCATCGCCAAAAAATATTTAAAGGAAAAATTTTGCGTTGAAATTATAGGCTTTGTCGATCAGGTAGGAAGCGTAAAATCCGAAGTTGATTATTCCAAAGTAAGCTTAAAAAAAATCGAAGCCAATCCGGTAAGATGCCCGGATGAAACAGCGGCGAAAAAAATGATTGCCCTTATCGAAGCCGTTAAAGCGGAAGGCGACTCAATCGGCGGAAGCGTATCGGCGGTAATTAAGAATGCCCCGGTCGGCTTAGGCAGTCCGGTATTTGATAAATTGCCGGCCGATCTGGCCAAGGCTATGCTCGGGATCAATGCCGCCAAAGGTTTTGAAATCGGGTCAGGCTTTTGCGCCGTGGAAATGCGCGGGAGCGAACACAACGACTCGTTTTACGCGGAAAAAGGCCAAGTCAAAACCCGCACCAATTTCTCCGGCGGAACCTTGGGCGGAATATCAAACGGCGAAAATATTTATTTCCGGGTGGCCTTTAAGCCGACTTCAACAATAGCCAAAGCCCAAGAAACGCTCAACCGCCAAAATAAATCCATCACTTTAAAGGCCGCCGGCCGGCACGACCCCTGCATCGTTCCCCGGGCGGTTCCCATCGTCGAGGCTATGGCCGCCTTGGTAATCCTTGACCATTACCTGCGCTATAAAGCCTATAAATAA
- the trpD gene encoding anthranilate phosphoribosyltransferase, which produces MINEILKLLKGKKNLTREQACEMQMNIIEGQLAKDEIIGIFKSFEEKEMTEEELAGIVEATRKKMARVKIDFDTLDNCGTGGDGFSTFNISTVSAIVCAAAGIPVAKHGNRAASSECGSADVLEKLGVKINLDPDQAKECLKEAGIVFMFAPNFHPALRHVKDARAEYGKKTYFNILGPMLNPAQATHQLIGLADASKAGIIAKTLIQTGAKKVILVHGKEGLDEVSIGGDTELYTYENGRAARCEINPRDFGLKLYNIEEIKGGGADQNAKIFLNVLNGKATEAQLNAVLLNSAAGMLAFGKAGKMEEGIKLAKDMIESGKALSKLKDFIEISNKV; this is translated from the coding sequence ATGATAAATGAAATTTTAAAACTGCTGAAAGGCAAAAAAAATCTCACCCGTGAACAAGCATGCGAAATGCAGATGAACATCATAGAAGGACAATTGGCTAAAGATGAAATTATTGGAATTTTCAAATCTTTCGAGGAAAAAGAAATGACCGAAGAGGAGCTCGCGGGAATTGTCGAAGCGACGCGGAAAAAAATGGCCAGGGTAAAAATAGATTTCGATACGCTGGATAACTGCGGAACCGGCGGAGACGGGTTCAGTACTTTTAACATTTCCACGGTTTCCGCGATAGTTTGCGCGGCCGCGGGAATTCCGGTGGCTAAGCACGGCAACCGGGCCGCTTCAAGCGAATGCGGTTCGGCCGACGTATTGGAAAAACTGGGCGTGAAAATAAATCTTGATCCGGACCAGGCGAAAGAATGCTTAAAAGAAGCCGGCATCGTATTCATGTTCGCGCCGAATTTCCATCCAGCCTTGAGGCATGTTAAAGACGCGCGGGCCGAATACGGGAAAAAAACATACTTTAATATTTTAGGCCCAATGCTGAATCCCGCCCAAGCCACCCATCAGCTGATTGGATTGGCGGACGCGTCCAAAGCCGGAATAATCGCCAAAACTTTGATACAGACCGGCGCTAAAAAAGTAATTCTAGTTCACGGAAAAGAAGGTTTAGACGAAGTGAGCATCGGAGGCGATACAGAGCTTTATACTTATGAAAATGGCCGGGCCGCGCGATGCGAAATAAATCCTCGCGATTTTGGCTTAAAGCTGTATAATATAGAGGAAATAAAAGGCGGCGGCGCGGATCAAAACGCCAAAATATTCTTAAACGTCTTAAATGGCAAGGCAACCGAAGCCCAGTTAAACGCCGTACTTCTAAATTCGGCCGCGGGCATGCTCGCTTTTGGGAAAGCCGGAAAAATGGAAGAAGGGATAAAATTGGCGAAAGATATGATTGAATCGGGAAAAGCTCTTAGCAAGCTTAAAGACTTTATTGAGATTTCAAACAAAGTATAG
- a CDS encoding phosphoribosylanthranilate isomerase, which yields MKVKFCGITNLEDAKNAIARGAGYLGFIVDFPKSPRSVSIGKFLKLAEEIKTLKSVSKNFPKIVAVTVNMEESKLLKLASSGLVDVLQFHGDEAPEFCSRFKKNIEVWKSFKIKGEENEKDKKTELEKYLGKIDKFLLDASSAEDKAGGKKIKFENYKIFTRLRKLGWPLILAGGISPLNIDSYINKLKPEIIDVSQGVEDYPGKKSNDKMKLLMKNIIAE from the coding sequence ATGAAAGTAAAATTTTGCGGAATTACTAATTTGGAAGACGCGAAGAACGCCATAGCGCGGGGCGCCGGCTATCTTGGTTTTATTGTTGATTTTCCCAAAAGCCCAAGATCTGTTTCGATTGGCAAGTTTCTGAAACTGGCAGAAGAAATAAAAACTCTTAAATCAGTGTCAAAAAATTTTCCAAAGATCGTTGCCGTTACCGTTAACATGGAAGAGTCAAAACTGCTTAAATTAGCGTCAAGCGGATTGGTTGATGTTTTGCAATTCCACGGCGATGAGGCGCCGGAATTTTGCAGCCGGTTTAAAAAAAATATCGAAGTCTGGAAATCATTTAAAATAAAAGGGGAGGAAAACGAAAAAGATAAAAAAACGGAGCTTGAAAAATACCTGGGAAAAATTGATAAATTTCTTCTGGACGCTTCCAGCGCGGAAGATAAAGCCGGGGGAAAAAAGATAAAATTCGAAAATTACAAAATTTTCACCCGGCTAAGAAAACTGGGCTGGCCTTTAATCCTGGCCGGCGGCATAAGCCCTTTGAATATAGATTCATATATTAATAAACTCAAACCGGAAATAATCGATGTATCGCAGGGAGTTGAAGACTATCCCGGAAAAAAAAGTAATGATAAAATGAAACTGCTTATGAAAAATATAATCGCGGAATAA
- a CDS encoding anthranilate synthase component I family protein, translating into MTLPKIKLKNKKPSYIKFAEDADFFELFKKIEENFEDCFILESLGEEGGRSRYHVIGFGPEAILAAAGNELSLTNCRAKNGKIETKKFRVENPYYALRKIVPNNVISRQYAGGLIGYIAYEGMNYFEPAINLAPHKNFSQFKFGVYTDGLVYDKMTGESFYFHYGQNRAPLIKKMAFGKKGGGAAVKNSGPKKLKVKFIRDTKTKKEHEAMVKRIKKDITEGKIFQCVAGFKSEFEIRGDDILIYESLRKVNPSPHMFYLKFGPEKIIGASPELLFRLREGEMETFPLAGTAARGTSRAEDLKLTRRLLSDPKEIAEHSMLIDLHRNDIGRVARFGSVKVKNAMDVKKFSHVQHISSEVAGIIREGEDAFSALAANFPAGTLTGAPKIEAMKIIEREENEARGPYGGAVGHFGFSGECTFAIPIRSLFIYKNKGYAQTGGGIVYDSKPGKEYAEIKSKLFAMKKVLKEFE; encoded by the coding sequence ATGACGCTGCCGAAAATAAAACTTAAGAATAAAAAACCGAGCTATATAAAATTCGCCGAGGACGCTGATTTTTTTGAGCTATTCAAAAAAATTGAAGAAAATTTCGAAGACTGCTTCATTCTCGAATCCTTGGGCGAAGAGGGCGGCCGCTCGCGCTATCACGTAATCGGGTTCGGCCCGGAAGCAATTTTGGCCGCCGCCGGAAATGAATTAAGCCTTACAAACTGCCGCGCCAAAAACGGCAAGATTGAAACTAAAAAATTCCGGGTCGAAAATCCGTATTACGCCTTAAGGAAAATTGTTCCCAATAACGTAATTTCCCGCCAATACGCCGGAGGCCTTATCGGCTATATCGCCTACGAAGGCATGAATTATTTTGAGCCGGCTATTAATCTAGCGCCGCATAAAAATTTTAGCCAGTTTAAATTCGGGGTTTACACCGACGGATTGGTTTACGATAAAATGACGGGCGAATCTTTTTACTTTCACTACGGCCAAAACCGCGCGCCCTTGATAAAAAAAATGGCCTTCGGCAAAAAGGGCGGCGGCGCAGCGGTAAAAAATTCCGGCCCGAAAAAACTTAAGGTAAAATTCATCCGGGACACAAAAACCAAAAAAGAGCATGAGGCGATGGTAAAAAGGATAAAAAAAGACATAACCGAGGGAAAAATCTTCCAGTGCGTGGCCGGGTTTAAAAGCGAATTTGAAATAAGGGGAGATGATATTTTAATTTATGAAAGTCTGCGGAAGGTCAATCCTTCGCCCCACATGTTTTACCTCAAATTCGGTCCGGAAAAAATAATCGGCGCATCGCCCGAGCTTTTATTCAGGTTAAGAGAGGGGGAAATGGAAACTTTTCCCTTGGCCGGGACGGCCGCTCGCGGGACCAGCCGGGCCGAAGATTTAAAACTTACCCGCCGACTTTTATCCGATCCGAAAGAAATCGCCGAACATTCAATGCTAATCGACTTGCACAGAAACGACATCGGCCGGGTCGCCCGGTTCGGTTCCGTCAAAGTGAAAAACGCCATGGATGTAAAAAAATTCAGCCACGTCCAGCATATTTCTTCAGAAGTGGCCGGCATCATCCGGGAAGGCGAAGACGCCTTTTCCGCCCTGGCCGCCAATTTCCCGGCCGGAACCTTGACTGGCGCGCCAAAAATCGAAGCGATGAAAATAATCGAGCGCGAGGAAAATGAGGCGCGCGGCCCTTACGGCGGCGCGGTCGGGCATTTCGGCTTTTCCGGCGAATGTACTTTTGCCATTCCCATCAGGTCATTATTCATTTACAAAAATAAGGGCTACGCCCAGACCGGCGGCGGGATTGTTTATGACTCAAAACCGGGAAAAGAATACGCCGAAATTAAAAGTAAGCTTTTCGCGATGAAGAAAGTTCTAAAAGAATTTGAATAA
- a CDS encoding shikimate dehydrogenase, translated as MNIVLIGFMGSGKTSLSKILAKRLGFQAVEMDDLIVKKSRRENINEIFEKGGEKTFRPLEARVAKELSDIDKKIISTGGGIVMNEKNIRNLKKNGKIIYLKDGFKNIEKRLKNDKTRPLFKDRESARKLFKLRSPLYSLYADEVIDCIKNPDLNAISEKIIAVLEKDLKKVCLIIGDPIAHSLSPAMHNAAYRALKIDNRFIFLSARIKKPEVKNAVKAVRISGIRGLTCTMPHKEAVMKFLDKIDPVAKKIKAVNTVVNDKGRLTGYNTDWQGAVIPLEKMTRLKNKKVALLGSGGASRAIAYGVTRKGAKLTVFGRDAERAGKLAKEFKASYCDFSEIHRVNNFDIIINATPVGMKPRINKTPVPAEFLHKGQIVFDAVYSPPITRLLKDAKKKGAKIIPGLEMLLYQGAAQFEYYTGKKAPVRAMRKVLSKNLK; from the coding sequence ATGAACATCGTCTTAATCGGTTTTATGGGTTCGGGAAAAACCAGCCTGTCAAAAATCCTGGCTAAAAGGCTGGGATTTCAGGCGGTTGAAATGGATGATTTGATTGTTAAAAAAAGCCGGAGAGAAAACATCAATGAAATTTTTGAGAAAGGCGGGGAAAAAACTTTCCGGCCGCTGGAAGCCCGGGTGGCAAAGGAATTGTCGGATATTGATAAAAAAATAATTTCCACGGGCGGAGGCATTGTTATGAATGAAAAAAATATCCGCAATCTGAAAAAGAACGGAAAAATCATCTATTTAAAAGATGGGTTTAAAAATATCGAAAAAAGGCTGAAAAACGACAAAACCCGTCCGCTATTTAAGGACCGGGAATCGGCCAGAAAACTTTTTAAATTGCGAAGCCCGCTATATTCATTGTACGCGGATGAAGTTATTGACTGTATAAAAAACCCCGATCTTAACGCGATTAGCGAGAAAATTATAGCCGTCCTGGAAAAAGATTTGAAAAAAGTCTGCCTGATAATCGGCGACCCGATCGCCCATTCTCTTTCGCCCGCCATGCATAACGCCGCCTACCGGGCGCTTAAAATCGACAATCGGTTTATTTTTTTATCCGCCCGGATAAAAAAACCCGAAGTAAAAAACGCGGTAAAAGCGGTTAGAATATCCGGCATCCGCGGCTTAACCTGCACCATGCCGCACAAGGAAGCCGTAATGAAATTCCTTGATAAAATCGACCCGGTAGCAAAAAAAATCAAAGCGGTGAATACGGTAGTGAATGACAAAGGCCGGTTGACGGGCTATAATACTGATTGGCAGGGAGCGGTGATTCCTTTGGAAAAAATGACCCGGCTGAAAAATAAAAAAGTAGCTTTGCTGGGTTCCGGCGGCGCTTCCCGGGCTATCGCTTACGGCGTAACAAGAAAAGGGGCGAAGCTAACCGTATTCGGGCGGGACGCGGAAAGGGCCGGAAAACTTGCCAAAGAATTCAAGGCGAGTTATTGTGATTTTTCGGAAATTCACCGGGTTAATAATTTTGACATTATTATTAACGCGACACCGGTCGGAATGAAGCCGCGGATTAACAAAACGCCGGTCCCGGCCGAGTTTTTACATAAAGGACAAATTGTTTTTGACGCGGTTTATTCGCCTCCTATAACCAGATTATTAAAAGACGCGAAAAAGAAAGGAGCGAAAATTATTCCTGGGCTGGAAATGCTTTTATACCAGGGCGCGGCCCAGTTTGAATATTACACCGGGAAAAAAGCGCCGGTTCGAGCCATGAGAAAAGTATTGTCTAAAAATTTAAAATAA
- a CDS encoding aminodeoxychorismate/anthranilate synthase component II, which yields MKILIIDNYDSFTYNLYQYIGEILEAENRPFELIVKRNSEITAGQIEKSGFDKIVISPGPGDPSEPAYFGVCAEVITRLGKTIPVLGVCLGMQGIAHYCGGKVIRAKRPMHGKVSRIMHDSKGLFRGLPQNLEVMRYHSLVADAKSLPSCLAITARAADTGEIMGLKHKKYPICGIQFHPESFATEGGKILLKNFILGDK from the coding sequence ATGAAAATCCTGATAATCGACAATTACGATTCCTTTACTTACAACCTTTACCAGTATATCGGCGAAATTTTAGAAGCCGAAAACCGGCCCTTTGAGCTTATAGTAAAAAGGAACAGCGAAATTACCGCCGGACAGATTGAAAAAAGCGGCTTTGATAAAATAGTAATTTCCCCCGGCCCCGGCGATCCGTCCGAACCGGCTTATTTCGGGGTGTGCGCCGAGGTTATAACCCGGCTGGGAAAAACCATTCCGGTTTTAGGCGTTTGCCTGGGCATGCAAGGCATCGCCCATTACTGCGGGGGAAAAGTCATAAGAGCCAAGCGGCCGATGCACGGAAAAGTAAGCCGGATAATGCATGACTCTAAAGGGTTGTTCCGCGGCCTGCCCCAAAACCTTGAAGTCATGCGCTACCATTCTCTTGTAGCCGATGCTAAATCCCTTCCCTCATGCCTTGCAATAACCGCCCGCGCCGCCGATACCGGCGAAATTATGGGGCTAAAGCACAAAAAATATCCAATCTGCGGAATCCAATTCCACCCGGAATCTTTCGCCACTGAAGGCGGAAAAATACTGCTTAAAAATTTTATTTTAGGAGATAAATAA